A stretch of Pseudomonas taetrolens DNA encodes these proteins:
- a CDS encoding amino acid permease, whose translation MPVGNHPSHGETVEGGPLKRELGERHIRLMALGACIGVGLFLGSAKAIEMAGPAIMLSYIIGGLAILVIMRALGEMAVHNPVAGSFGRYAQDYLGPLAGFLTGWNYWFLWLVTCVAEITAVAVYMGVWFPDVPRWIWALAALVSMGSINLIAVKAFGEFEFWFALIKIVTIIAMVIGGIGIIAFGFGNDGVALGISNLWAHGGFMPNGIQGVLMSLQMVMFAYLGVEMIGLTAGEAKNPQKTIPSAIGSVFWRILLFYVGALFVILSIYPWNEIGTQGSPFVMTFERLGIKTAAGIINFVVITAALSSCNGGIFSTGRMLYSLAQNGQAPANFATTSKNGVPRQALLLSIGALLLGVLLNYLAPEKVFVWVTAIATFGAVWTWTMILLAQLKFRRSLSREEAAGLSYRMWLYPFSSYVALAFLAVVIGLMAYFEETRIALYVGPAFLVLLTVLFYVFKLSPKTQSPGVSSAN comes from the coding sequence ATGCCAGTCGGCAACCACCCGTCACATGGTGAAACCGTGGAAGGCGGTCCTCTCAAACGCGAACTTGGCGAACGCCATATCCGCCTGATGGCGCTTGGCGCCTGCATCGGCGTGGGCCTGTTTCTGGGCTCGGCCAAGGCCATTGAAATGGCCGGTCCGGCCATCATGCTGTCTTACATCATCGGCGGCCTGGCCATTCTGGTGATCATGCGCGCGCTGGGCGAAATGGCCGTGCACAATCCGGTAGCCGGATCTTTTGGTCGCTACGCACAAGATTATCTCGGCCCGCTGGCGGGCTTTTTGACAGGCTGGAACTATTGGTTCCTGTGGCTGGTGACCTGCGTTGCAGAAATCACTGCGGTCGCGGTGTACATGGGCGTCTGGTTCCCCGATGTACCGCGCTGGATCTGGGCGCTGGCTGCACTGGTGAGCATGGGCTCGATCAACCTGATTGCAGTCAAGGCATTCGGTGAGTTTGAGTTCTGGTTTGCGTTGATCAAAATCGTCACCATCATTGCAATGGTCATCGGCGGCATTGGCATCATTGCCTTCGGCTTTGGTAATGATGGGGTTGCGCTGGGAATTTCCAACCTCTGGGCCCACGGCGGCTTCATGCCCAATGGTATTCAGGGTGTGTTGATGTCCCTGCAAATGGTGATGTTCGCGTACTTGGGTGTCGAGATGATCGGCCTGACTGCCGGTGAAGCCAAGAATCCGCAAAAGACCATTCCGAGTGCCATTGGCTCGGTGTTCTGGCGGATCCTGCTGTTTTACGTGGGGGCATTGTTTGTGATTCTGTCCATCTACCCGTGGAACGAGATTGGCACGCAAGGCAGCCCATTCGTCATGACCTTTGAGCGCCTGGGTATCAAGACCGCAGCAGGGATCATCAACTTTGTGGTGATTACGGCTGCACTGTCGTCTTGCAACGGCGGTATTTTCAGCACTGGTCGCATGCTCTACAGCCTGGCGCAAAATGGCCAGGCACCTGCCAACTTTGCCACCACCTCGAAAAACGGTGTGCCTCGTCAGGCGTTGCTGCTTTCGATCGGTGCCTTGTTGCTGGGTGTACTGCTCAATTATCTGGCGCCGGAAAAAGTCTTTGTCTGGGTGACCGCGATTGCCACTTTCGGGGCGGTCTGGACCTGGACCATGATTCTGCTGGCGCAGTTGAAGTTTCGTCGTAGCCTGAGTCGCGAAGAGGCTGCCGGTCTGAGCTATCGCATGTGGCTCTATCCGTTCAGCTCTTACGTGGCGCTGGCGTTTCTGGCGGTGGTCATCGGGCTGATGGCCTACTTTGAAGAAACACGGATTGCCCTGTACGTGGGCCCGGCATTCCTGGTGCTGCTCACTGTACTGTTCTATGTGTTCAAGCTGTCCCCTAAAACACAGTCGCCTGGTGTTTCATCGGCTAACTGA
- a CDS encoding PadR family transcriptional regulator produces the protein MREHHHHKTQGVGQDGFENRPGRERGGRGPRVFAPGDLKLLLLALIAEQPCHGYDLIRQIEGMFDGAYSPSPGVIYPTLTFLEESELIQGDAEGGKKRYTVTDAGRQSLTDQAIALNGVRTRIDVSKRSLRGHDRPAEIHEAVHNLRHALQMHHGRWNAVEIARVSDLLNSTAKAIVEGPVTARSAQENPE, from the coding sequence ATGAGAGAGCATCATCACCACAAAACACAGGGTGTCGGCCAAGACGGCTTTGAAAATCGTCCCGGGCGCGAACGCGGCGGGCGCGGGCCCAGGGTCTTCGCCCCTGGTGATTTGAAATTACTGCTGCTGGCACTGATCGCCGAGCAGCCTTGCCATGGCTATGACTTGATCCGCCAGATCGAAGGCATGTTTGACGGTGCTTACAGCCCGAGTCCGGGCGTTATCTACCCGACCCTGACCTTTCTTGAAGAGAGTGAACTGATCCAGGGTGACGCTGAAGGCGGGAAAAAACGCTATACCGTCACCGATGCAGGTCGCCAGTCTCTGACTGATCAAGCCATTGCCCTGAACGGCGTGCGCACACGGATTGACGTCAGCAAACGCTCCCTGCGTGGCCATGATCGCCCCGCTGAAATTCATGAAGCGGTACACAACCTGCGCCATGCCTTGCAAATGCATCACGGTCGCTGGAATGCGGTTGAGATAGCGCGGGTCAGCGACTTGCTCAACAGCACCGCCAAAGCCATCGTCGAGGGGCCTGTCACGGCCCGGTCTGCGCAGGAGAATCCCGAATGA